The following proteins are encoded in a genomic region of Novosphingobium sp. PP1Y:
- a CDS encoding Pnap_2097 family protein — protein MYLLEQPMSGTDADAAEALTWPSLLPVVTGMPQLCRAGLSENWLFKACGHRHWLALSAAYGLSSPDFRGTDGQRLYPAFTSIDLVAQGAGLGAVGENVRIDFALRLERIGRTRFRSTIAVSADGHPLAQLTMDSAFVHRAIAGANNSATRSGVALPCRLRLPAAHTTKPFRIHAWEMMLGFARTDRLVLASVTLDPVPHEDFNGADFLYFSAFQAMLDRAEWTWFRTTEGLPTSCRRSIFYLGNAELGDRIQLHLCGLREHGGASRDHWVEIQRESDGKLIGVAFSMRKMNADLR, from the coding sequence ATGTACCTTCTCGAACAGCCCATGAGCGGCACGGACGCGGATGCAGCCGAAGCCCTCACATGGCCATCGCTCCTGCCGGTAGTCACCGGAATGCCGCAGTTGTGTCGTGCAGGGCTGTCCGAGAACTGGCTGTTCAAGGCCTGCGGGCATCGCCACTGGCTGGCGTTGTCGGCGGCCTACGGCCTCAGCTCGCCCGATTTTCGCGGCACGGACGGTCAGCGGCTCTACCCCGCCTTCACATCCATCGATCTGGTCGCACAGGGCGCGGGCCTTGGCGCGGTGGGAGAGAATGTCCGCATCGATTTCGCCTTGAGGCTCGAGCGTATCGGCCGCACGCGCTTTCGCAGCACGATCGCGGTCAGCGCCGACGGCCATCCGCTGGCCCAACTGACGATGGATTCGGCATTCGTGCACAGGGCGATCGCGGGGGCAAACAATTCGGCCACCCGAAGCGGTGTCGCGTTGCCGTGTCGGCTGCGCCTGCCCGCAGCCCACACTACAAAGCCTTTCCGTATCCATGCATGGGAAATGATGCTGGGATTCGCGAGAACGGATCGCCTCGTTCTGGCCAGCGTCACGCTCGACCCCGTTCCGCACGAGGATTTCAACGGTGCAGATTTCCTCTACTTCTCTGCCTTCCAGGCGATGCTTGACCGAGCCGAATGGACATGGTTCCGCACGACGGAAGGATTGCCGACCTCCTGTCGGCGCAGTATCTTCTATCTCGGCAATGCTGAACTTGGTGACCGGATCCAGCTTCACTTGTGCGGCCTTCGCGAACATGGCGGCGCCTCGCGCGATCACTGGGTGGAAATCCAGCGCGAGAGCGACGGCAAACTGATCGGGGTGGCGTTTAGCATGCGAAAAATGAACGCCGATCTACGCTAA
- a CDS encoding MSMEG_0569 family flavin-dependent oxidoreductase, which yields MTRTTEETLSAPPVAHLPVIVVGAGQAGLSTSYLLKQQGIDHLVLEKNRVGHSWANERWDSFCLVTPNRQCNLPGYSYGREFGGTDPHGFMLKDDIVKFVRNYAEFVDPPLRESVAVRSVHPLDGGGYTVATSDGSYTADYVVIAISGYHTPIIPRAGQGLPDGITQIQSLDYRNPQDLPEGEILVVGSGQSGCQIAEDLMLAGRKVHLAVGDAPRAPRMYRGRDATDWLEEMGHYDMPIDEHPSSEKVRQNENHYLTGRDGGREIDLRDFALRGMKLYGMLAGIEDGVVRFQPDLTHHLDAADATYLRIRGTIDAYIEREGIDAPEAAPYTPCWSPEEEPSELDLAASNISTVIWCTGFRMDFGFIEAPVFDDRGYPSHERGVASADGLYFLGLPWLYTWGSGRFAGVARDAAHVVDHIAVSLQSELSRSAVA from the coding sequence ATGACCAGAACCACCGAAGAAACGCTTTCCGCGCCGCCCGTCGCTCATCTTCCGGTTATCGTTGTCGGAGCGGGCCAGGCCGGGCTGTCGACCAGCTATCTGCTCAAGCAGCAGGGCATCGATCATCTCGTCCTCGAGAAGAACCGTGTCGGCCACAGCTGGGCGAACGAGCGGTGGGACAGTTTCTGCCTCGTGACGCCCAACCGCCAGTGCAACCTGCCAGGCTACAGCTACGGGCGCGAGTTCGGCGGCACGGATCCGCACGGCTTCATGCTTAAGGACGATATCGTGAAATTCGTGCGCAACTACGCCGAATTCGTGGACCCACCGCTCCGCGAAAGCGTGGCAGTCAGGTCGGTCCACCCGCTCGACGGCGGCGGCTATACGGTGGCGACCAGCGATGGCAGCTATACCGCCGACTATGTCGTTATTGCCATCAGTGGTTACCACACGCCGATCATCCCGCGCGCCGGACAGGGCCTGCCCGATGGCATAACCCAGATCCAGTCGCTCGATTACCGCAACCCCCAAGACCTGCCCGAGGGCGAGATCCTCGTCGTCGGATCGGGGCAGTCGGGCTGCCAGATCGCAGAGGACCTGATGCTGGCGGGGCGCAAGGTGCACCTGGCCGTGGGCGATGCACCCCGCGCGCCGCGCATGTACCGGGGCCGCGATGCGACCGACTGGTTGGAGGAGATGGGCCACTACGACATGCCGATCGACGAGCACCCGTCGAGTGAAAAGGTCCGCCAGAATGAGAACCACTATCTGACCGGACGTGACGGCGGGCGCGAGATCGACCTGCGCGATTTCGCGCTGCGCGGGATGAAGCTATACGGCATGCTTGCCGGTATCGAGGACGGGGTGGTGCGCTTCCAGCCCGACCTCACCCACCACCTCGATGCCGCGGACGCGACCTACCTACGCATCCGTGGAACGATCGATGCCTATATCGAACGCGAAGGCATCGATGCGCCCGAGGCCGCTCCGTACACGCCCTGCTGGTCGCCGGAGGAAGAGCCGTCCGAACTTGATCTTGCAGCGTCCAACATCTCGACGGTGATCTGGTGCACCGGCTTTCGCATGGACTTCGGCTTTATCGAAGCGCCGGTATTCGACGACCGCGGCTATCCCAGCCACGAGCGCGGGGTGGCCAGTGCCGATGGGCTCTATTTCCTCGGTCTGCCCTGGCTCTACACTTGGGGATCGGGCCGCTTTGCCGGGGTCGCGCGCGATGCCGCGCATGTCGTGGACCACATCGCAGTTTCGCTGCAGTCGGAACTTTCCCGGTCAGCCGTCGCCTGA
- a CDS encoding MSMEG_0570 family nitrogen starvation response protein yields MPEMMFRVRWPDGELATCFSPSTIVAQRLIAMHDYPVSEFTQVARAALEEANVRVRARFGMGCAHAIAQIEQIELRAAEFASDPDATVRVEGFDQ; encoded by the coding sequence ATGCCTGAAATGATGTTTCGCGTCCGCTGGCCGGACGGCGAGCTCGCGACCTGCTTTTCACCATCCACGATAGTCGCCCAGCGCCTGATCGCGATGCACGACTATCCCGTTTCAGAGTTCACGCAAGTCGCGCGCGCCGCGCTCGAGGAAGCCAACGTCCGCGTCCGCGCCCGGTTCGGCATGGGCTGCGCCCACGCCATCGCGCAGATCGAACAGATCGAACTGCGCGCCGCCGAATTCGCTTCCGATCCCGACGCGACCGTCCGCGTCGAGGGCTTCGACCAATAA
- a CDS encoding cupin domain-containing protein — translation MMIDKSKMFLLALGGLSASSCLSAETLVPPKERTGLSNSVIAAVDLPKDFDMSKDRELRMRKITLAPGGGLPMHGHLERPSVAYILSGALIEFRDDGSEPRTLTAGQAYRAFESGHALLNTGSEPAVFIEVDLPTVR, via the coding sequence ATGATGATAGACAAGTCGAAAATGTTCCTGCTTGCCCTTGGTGGGTTGAGCGCTAGTTCTTGTCTTTCCGCGGAAACGCTTGTGCCGCCGAAAGAACGTACGGGATTGTCCAACTCGGTAATTGCCGCCGTGGACTTGCCCAAGGATTTCGACATGTCCAAAGACCGTGAATTACGGATGCGCAAGATTACGCTTGCCCCCGGAGGCGGCCTACCAATGCATGGTCACCTGGAGCGACCTTCGGTTGCCTATATCCTTTCCGGTGCACTGATCGAATTTCGCGACGATGGAAGCGAACCTCGCACTTTGACTGCAGGACAGGCGTATCGTGCGTTCGAAAGCGGCCATGCTTTGTTGAATACCGGGAGCGAACCGGCTGTCTTCATTGAGGTAGATCTGCCTACTGTACGATAG
- a CDS encoding sll0787 family AIR synthase-like protein, with amino-acid sequence MTDIVDLAAQIRASRGLSHKADIAPVMAALGIGSDDTVPVGDDAAAIPDGEGHLLLAIEGFVEDFIAADPWFAGYCGVMVNVSDILAMGGRPIAVVDAFWAKDEATAIPMLSGMRAAAQRYGVPVVGGHSNLKANGGQLAVAILGRTEQVVTSFGARPGDNLLIATDMAGRFREPFPWWDASTNAGDAHLRELMPVMPDLAAQGRLTAAKDISMAGPIGTAIMLAEASRVGLSIDLDAVPRPAGIDWDRWASAFPSFGFVMTARPENVAAVVGRFAAAGVACAPCGTVTASPDVSITSQGERALVWSAAERLIGCHSVPETFHA; translated from the coding sequence ATGACCGACATCGTCGACCTCGCCGCACAGATCCGCGCCAGCCGCGGCCTGTCGCACAAGGCAGATATCGCGCCCGTCATGGCCGCACTCGGCATCGGCAGCGACGACACGGTTCCCGTGGGTGACGATGCCGCCGCCATCCCCGATGGCGAAGGTCACCTGCTGCTGGCCATCGAAGGCTTTGTCGAGGACTTCATTGCCGCCGATCCGTGGTTCGCCGGATATTGCGGCGTTATGGTCAACGTCAGCGACATCCTCGCCATGGGCGGGCGGCCGATCGCCGTCGTCGACGCCTTCTGGGCCAAGGACGAGGCCACCGCAATCCCGATGCTGTCAGGCATGCGAGCGGCCGCGCAACGCTATGGCGTTCCGGTGGTCGGCGGACATTCAAATCTCAAGGCGAACGGCGGCCAGCTTGCTGTCGCCATCCTGGGCCGAACGGAGCAGGTGGTTACGAGCTTCGGCGCACGCCCCGGCGATAACCTGCTGATCGCGACCGACATGGCTGGTCGCTTCCGCGAACCGTTCCCTTGGTGGGATGCCAGCACCAACGCCGGCGACGCGCACTTGCGCGAACTCATGCCCGTCATGCCCGATCTTGCCGCACAGGGCCGCCTGACCGCGGCGAAGGACATCAGCATGGCCGGCCCCATCGGCACTGCGATCATGCTAGCTGAAGCATCACGAGTCGGCCTTTCGATCGACCTCGACGCTGTGCCGCGGCCTGCCGGCATCGACTGGGATCGTTGGGCCAGCGCCTTCCCCAGTTTCGGCTTTGTCATGACCGCGCGGCCCGAAAACGTCGCCGCCGTTGTCGGCCGCTTCGCCGCTGCGGGGGTCGCTTGCGCCCCATGCGGCACCGTCACCGCAAGCCCTGACGTGTCGATTACCTCGCAAGGGGAACGTGCGCTCGTCTGGTCTGCCGCAGAACGCCTGATCGGCTGCCATTCCGTCCCGGAGACTTTCCATGCCTGA